TCTTTCCAGCTACGTTTGGTTACAGCAGAGGCAGCCTTCAAAGACTGATGATGCCTCCAAGGCAAAGTTATTTGAGGTTTCAAAACGGTTAGAAAATGCAATGTACAAAACCGCTACCTCAAAGGTGCCTCCTGTTTTGATCTTCTCATTTTTACAGTCTGTGTTATATCTCATAGAAGCTTTGGTCATTGTTCTTGAtggtactttttttttgtcacaggaGAATTACTTAGATTTCCAAAATTTTGAGGCTCGCATAAACTCTATTCTGAAACAAATGTTTGGTCCACGCCCTGCTAATCCCTCAAGCTCGGTCGGTATGACTGTTCAGGCAACTGAGGTTTCAACTGGATTGCGTCAAAGTTATACAGCCACCCCTATGGTGGATACGAGCACCTTCAACAGTAATAACAACTTAGCAGATGCAACAAGGGTTATGCCAACTACTCGCATGAATGGAGGTAATGTCAGTAAGATTCTGCTGTATAGACCTGTAAGTTTGTACtgattcttttatatttttacaggTTCAATGATTAGTGGTCACCAGCAATTATCTGCGGGGTTTTCAGTTAGTTCTACTGACAATGGCCAGATGATTCCTACTCCTGGATTTAACAATACTGCTAATACTGATGTATATCAGTCTCATCAAAATGGAGATGGAGGCAATCTTCTGGCTGTTGGGAGGCAACATGCTGCTGGTTCAAATGACCGTATGCAATACAACAGTGATCACCAGTTGGGAGGTGGTTTCAGGTCAAATATGCACCAGAATGCGTCTGGGATGATCAATACACCTCAAAGTTCTGGTGTAGGGATGAGTGGGAATAGTTTTCACCTTGCTAATGGGCACATGAGCTCTGAAGGGGTCATTAGTTCCACTCATTTTTCAACTTCATCCCAACCTTTGCAGCAGCCTGTTGATCAGTTGCAGCAGGTGTCACATGTTCACAGTAAATACTTCTAATTTTTCCTATgctatttgaatttttcaatgCTCTCTTGTTTAGTCTATGTAACTCATAGTGGTTGGTACGCTAActgcatttttttatattttttttttcatctatcTGAAGGATACTCAATGAGCAACTCTGATACTTTTGGGTCTGGGAATCTCTATGGCTCATCTGGCTCAATGGGAAACACTGTGGATATGAATCCTATGCGGAGAGTTGATGTTTCCTTCGGTAATAATCAGTCATTGGAAAAGACTCAATTGATGAAACGTCACCTACCTCAACAGTTTGAGAACGGGAGTTTCCAATCTTCTTCCAGTTCCAAAGAAAATTTGGCTCAGGTGGGTCATCATCAACCATTAGAGAATCAATTCAACCAGCAAGCTCATCATGGTCAGTACCAGCAACAAGATCACTTGTTGAGCAATAATGCTTACAGTCAGTCTCAACGAGCTTCAAATTTTGTTACTCAAGTTAAGCATGAACCTCGCACGGACTACTATAATGAAGCTTCTCAGCTACAGGCTATAAATCAAGTGGATCAACCCAAGTCGCAAAACCAGTACACCCAGAACACTGTCAAGGACGAGTATGTTGGTGCTCAGAGTGCACCAGTTTTTAGTAGCCAGCTAAATAATTCACAGTCTCATCAGACGCAGCAGATATCACAATGGAGAGATGTGAATAACCTCTCAGTTGGAGTGCAGCAAGTCTCAAGTCTAAGTCAGTGGCGTTCACCTCCTCAGAACTTGACACAAACATCAAAAGATTCtaatggagagagagaaaggtttGCGGTGAACTCATGTCAAAAATTACCTATGCTGCTTGAAGCTACTAATGATAGTTTGTGTGCAAGAGAATCTGCAAACTGCCAAACTGTTGGTCCACCTCTCCCAGGAGAAAGCAACACATTAAGTAAACAGCTGGATGTAGTTTGTGATTCAAGTTATATAAATCAGAGGCGGTGGCTTCTGTTCCTGCTACATGTTCGCAAATGCAATGCAGCGGAGGATACCTGTGAAAGCAAGTATTGTTTCACTGCCAAAACGCTACTGAAACATATCAACTACTGCAAGGCACCTGCTTGCTCGTATCAGTATTGTCTTCAGACACGGAAACTGATTCATCATAATAAACACTGCGGGAATGAAGCGTGTCCAGTCTGTGTTTATGTCAAAAACTTCAAGgagaaacaaaaagagaagaTTGCTCTACTCAGACAAGCTGAGCCTAGTTTAGATCATAGACGCAAGGAAACCTTTCAGTCTATGCGTGCTTCTAGTGAAAGAGACTCTGAAGCTCCATCTGTTGTTGATGATCTGCAACCTTCTCCTAAGCGTGTGAAAGTAGAGAAACCTTCTCAATTTGCTTATCCTGACACACACAGCCTCCCACAGAGAAGATCTGTTGGTGTCGGTAAAGCTCATTTGTCAATGAGTTTGCAAGAGAAGTATAGTAGTCTACAGAGTGATGTGCCGATGAATGCAGATAGTTCTGATTCCCGTGAGCTGGAGAGGCCTGTTTGCAAAGATACCTCCATGAGAAGACATGGTGGAGACTCTTCACTGAATGGTGAAACTGTTTATTCACCAGAAACAGAGAAATCAAAACGTATGAAAGAACTAAGCACACCTAAAGAAGAGAAAGTGGAACAGTCTGTAGCTGCGTCTAATAGCGGTAAGTCAAAGATCAAGGGAGTCTCATTGATAGAGCTGTTCACTCCAGAGCAAGTAGAGGAGCATATCCGCGGTCTTCGTCAGTGGGTAGGCCAGGTAAGCTTTGCCAAACTCTTAGATGCAACTCTTGTTTGATAAGAAAGATTTACCAAGAAAATGTTTTCTTTATGTTGTTGTCTGAATCTTTATTTCAGAGTAAAACCAAGGCAGAGAAAAACAAAGCAATGGGGCTCTCCATGTCTGAAAACTCCTGCCAGTTATGTGCTGTTGAAAGGCTTGCATTTGAGCCAACACCTATATACTGCACACCTTGTGGCGCACGTGTCAAAAGAAACGCTATGCACTACACTGTTGTGGTTGGCGAGTCACGGCACTATGTTTGCATCCCTTGCTACAATGAAACGCGTACGAACACTGTGACTGTTGATGGAACTCCTGTGCCGAAGGCCAGgtttgagaaaaagaaaaacgatGAGGAGGTTGAAGAATCGGTACGCCTCTTTCAGCTTTTTTTGAAGCTATGCTGctttactctctctctttttttctgtttctgATGTAATGATTATGTGCAGTGGGTGCAATGTGATAAATGTCAAGCGTGGCAGCATCAGATATGTGCTTTGTTCAACGGCCGTAGGAATCATGGGCAAGCTGAGTACACTTGTCCTAATTGCTATATACAAGAGGTGGAACAAGGAGAAAGGAAGCCAGTATCACAAAGTGTTATTCTGGGGGCAAAAAGTTTGCCAGCCAGTAATCTTAGCAACCATTTAGAACAGAGGTTGTTCAAGAAACTGAAGCAGGAAAGACATGAGAGGGCTAGGGTTCAAGGAAAAAGCTACGACGAGGTAAATTATGCTTATGTTTCTTGCCACATTCAACCATATGATGTTGATTTATAGAGAGAAATATCAAGTTGGGTTTACAGAAAGATACAAATAGCTATTTAAGACGTGAATCCAAGTAGAATcgtctgtaatatttctcataatttgtaataacataattattCAGACCGCGAATGTTAAAAGACAATCCATCTACATGTTTAGTGCAATATTGTCTTGTAATGTTCTTTCCTTACATAGCTAAGTTTTAGGAAGATAACGATctagtttctttctttattgATATACCAGGTCCCGGGAGCAGACTCACTTGTTATCAGAGTTGTTGCATCTGTCGACAAAATATTAGAAGTAAAGCCACGCTTCCTTGACATTTTCAGAGAAGAAAATTACTCACCAGAGTTTCCTTACAAGTCTAAGGTACAACTTCTTGGTTCTTATCTTCTAATTATGTTTTCCTTCTACTACAAGATGCCTCTTGACTATCAGCTCCTATGCTAAGTTACATGCAATTTTCTTTCTTGCTTTCAGGCCATTCTGTTGTTTCAAAAGATTGAAGGTGTTGAAGTTTGCTTATTTGGCATGTACGTCCAAGAGTTTGGAACAGATTCCGCCTCTCCCAATCAGCGGCGTGTGTACCTTTCCTATCTAGACTCGGTTAAGTACTTCAGACCTGACGTTAGAACTGTGTCTGGGGAGGCCCTCCGTACTTTTGTATACCATGAGATTCTGGTAagctattttttcttttgatccCAGTTTTGCTTCCAGGCCCCTTGTGTTGCTTCAAAATTCTTATCAACAATGGCCTTGTGGGGATTGGCAGATTGGTTATCTTGATTACTGTAAGAAACGTGGGTTCTCAAGCTGCTATATATGGGCATGCCCTCCTCTTAAGGGTGAAGATTACATTCTCTACTGTCATCCTGAGATTCAGAAAACGCCAAAGACTGACAAACTAAGGGAATGGtatgtaataatattttacttgttttttttctccacCATGATGCATAATACCAATTACTTTTTCAGGTATTTAGCAATGCTAAGGAAAGCGGCCAAGGAAAAAGTGGTTGTGGAATGTACAAACTTCTATGATCATTTCTTCGTCCAGTCTGGTGAATGTAGAGCTAAGGTGACAGCAGCAAGGCTGCCGTATTTTGATGGGGACTACTGGCCAGGCGCCGCAGAGGATTTGATAGATCAAATGAGCCAAGAAGAAGATGGCAAGAAGTCCAATAGAAAAGTAATGCCCAAAAAGGTCATATCGAAAAGGGCTCTTAAAGCAGTTGGTCACCTGGACCTTTCTGTTAATGCCTCAAAGGATCTCCTGCTAATGCATAAAGTAAGTCTCTCTCTGTTATGCTTTTGCTGAAGAAAGAGATGATATTATAGCCACCTAAGGTTTCATTGCTCTTTCTTCTCTGTAGCTCGGTGAGATTATCCTCCCAATGAAGGAAGATTTCATCATGGTTCATTTGCAACATTGCTGCAAGCATTGTTGCACTCTCATGGTGTCTGGACATCGGTGGGTGTGCCACCAGTGTAAGAACTTTCAGATTTGTGACAAGTAAGTTCtcactttttatttgtttaatactTTAACACaactatattaattttaaattcccACACTGCTGTAGAAATAGCTTAGCCAAAAGACTTTTCTTTACTGAACTAGTAACGTTGGATCATTCTAAGAGCTTTCTTCTTTTACTATAGGTGTCATGAAGTGGAAAAGAACCGTGTCGAAAAGGAGAGACATCCAGTCAATCAGAGGGAGAAGCATGTACTATATCCTGTAAGTTTCTAATCTGTTTTAAGACATTTGGTTTAATCTTCATGTTGGTTTGGACAATGAAAAGATTTTGGT
The window above is part of the Brassica napus cultivar Da-Ae chromosome C3, Da-Ae, whole genome shotgun sequence genome. Proteins encoded here:
- the LOC106399466 gene encoding histone acetyltransferase HAC5-like; protein product: MAQGEHRSFPQPGQMQSSASVVSSQPNMANGVNQDGIRLRQEMLNRIYVWLQQRQPSKTDDASKAKLFEVSKRLENAMYKTATSKENYLDFQNFEARINSILKQMFGPRPANPSSSVGMTVQATEVSTGLRQSYTATPMVDTSTFNSNNNLADATRVMPTTRMNGGSMISGHQQLSAGFSVSSTDNGQMIPTPGFNNTANTDVYQSHQNGDGGNLLAVGRQHAAGSNDRMQYNSDHQLGGGFRSNMHQNASGMINTPQSSGVGMSGNSFHLANGHMSSEGVISSTHFSTSSQPLQQPVDQLQQVSHVHRYSMSNSDTFGSGNLYGSSGSMGNTVDMNPMRRVDVSFGNNQSLEKTQLMKRHLPQQFENGSFQSSSSSKENLAQVGHHQPLENQFNQQAHHGQYQQQDHLLSNNAYSQSQRASNFVTQVKHEPRTDYYNEASQLQAINQVDQPKSQNQYTQNTVKDEYVGAQSAPVFSSQLNNSQSHQTQQISQWRDVNNLSVGVQQVSSLSQWRSPPQNLTQTSKDSNGERERFAVNSCQKLPMLLEATNDSLCARESANCQTVGPPLPGESNTLSKQLDVVCDSSYINQRRWLLFLLHVRKCNAAEDTCESKYCFTAKTLLKHINYCKAPACSYQYCLQTRKLIHHNKHCGNEACPVCVYVKNFKEKQKEKIALLRQAEPSLDHRRKETFQSMRASSERDSEAPSVVDDLQPSPKRVKVEKPSQFAYPDTHSLPQRRSVGVGKAHLSMSLQEKYSSLQSDVPMNADSSDSRELERPVCKDTSMRRHGGDSSLNGETVYSPETEKSKRMKELSTPKEEKVEQSVAASNSGKSKIKGVSLIELFTPEQVEEHIRGLRQWVGQSKTKAEKNKAMGLSMSENSCQLCAVERLAFEPTPIYCTPCGARVKRNAMHYTVVVGESRHYVCIPCYNETRTNTVTVDGTPVPKARFEKKKNDEEVEESWVQCDKCQAWQHQICALFNGRRNHGQAEYTCPNCYIQEVEQGERKPVSQSVILGAKSLPASNLSNHLEQRLFKKLKQERHERARVQGKSYDEVPGADSLVIRVVASVDKILEVKPRFLDIFREENYSPEFPYKSKAILLFQKIEGVEVCLFGMYVQEFGTDSASPNQRRVYLSYLDSVKYFRPDVRTVSGEALRTFVYHEILIGYLDYCKKRGFSSCYIWACPPLKGEDYILYCHPEIQKTPKTDKLREWYLAMLRKAAKEKVVVECTNFYDHFFVQSGECRAKVTAARLPYFDGDYWPGAAEDLIDQMSQEEDGKKSNRKVMPKKVISKRALKAVGHLDLSVNASKDLLLMHKLGEIILPMKEDFIMVHLQHCCKHCCTLMVSGHRWVCHQCKNFQICDKCHEVEKNRVEKERHPVNQREKHVLYPIAIEDVPTEIKDSDDILESEFFDTRQAFLSLCQGNHYQYDTLRRAKHSSMMILYHLHNPTVPAFPTACAICQQELEPAQGWRCEVCPDYEVCSGCYSKGINHPHSLISRPSGTDSVVQNTQTSQIQTAQLTDLLLHAMTCFTAQCQYPRCRMIKLLFRHGVACKNKNSCVPCKRMWALLRMHARNCRDPQCRVPKCRELRAHFSRKQQQADSRRRAAVKEMVRQRAADAATSTSD